In Pseudomonadota bacterium, a genomic segment contains:
- a CDS encoding alpha/beta hydrolase — protein sequence MSKQMAPYTPSPISSTTGLSLPQSMRIPVLLLYVSLCAPALAEVEAAAAWSEYSYEPYPYPVFVSDVGRYPATRPPEGTVNRHAEIEYIGDGAFGVHWFVTANDATWHFVTAGDPANDVVLMIHGHPDTWYAFSKVMSRMADRYYVIAVDTLGYGQSDKNLALDLTYAGVSSSLIALLDKIGVQTFNLITHDRGSVISDHLVATAGMNKRIRAFLRMQQSFDQPHGLPRPAHSAMATANWQRGNVVRGIYDSPYVSVQVPESELARLEWEFQFAGTPEAAAQTFQGTSFEIEQEFRTKYTIPKMTMPVVLLQGVRDPGQHAEEYYRSAELIPNGRVVLVDANHFIHTEDPNLVSRVAHQLFEKRNRDRPTPVSFEPANFIYPEKR from the coding sequence ATGAGTAAGCAGATGGCGCCGTACACCCCGAGTCCCATTTCATCGACAACCGGTTTGTCGCTACCCCAAAGTATGAGAATCCCGGTGTTGTTGCTGTACGTAAGCCTGTGCGCGCCAGCCCTAGCAGAAGTCGAGGCGGCAGCGGCGTGGTCAGAGTACTCCTACGAACCGTATCCATACCCGGTGTTTGTGAGCGATGTCGGCCGTTATCCGGCGACGCGCCCGCCTGAAGGGACAGTGAATAGGCACGCGGAAATCGAGTACATCGGCGATGGCGCGTTTGGCGTCCACTGGTTTGTCACTGCCAACGACGCAACCTGGCATTTCGTGACTGCAGGTGACCCCGCAAACGACGTTGTTCTGATGATTCACGGCCACCCCGACACTTGGTACGCGTTTAGCAAAGTCATGTCGCGTATGGCAGACCGCTACTACGTCATTGCCGTGGATACATTGGGGTATGGGCAGTCCGACAAAAACCTCGCGCTAGATCTGACTTATGCCGGAGTCTCATCCAGCCTGATTGCCCTTCTCGACAAGATCGGCGTTCAAACCTTCAATTTGATTACGCACGACCGAGGAAGCGTGATCAGTGACCATTTGGTCGCCACCGCTGGAATGAACAAACGGATTCGAGCATTTCTTCGTATGCAGCAATCGTTTGACCAACCACACGGCTTGCCAAGGCCTGCGCATTCCGCGATGGCGACCGCAAATTGGCAGCGTGGCAACGTTGTCCGGGGTATCTATGATAGCCCCTACGTTTCTGTGCAGGTGCCAGAGTCGGAACTTGCTCGCCTTGAATGGGAGTTTCAATTTGCGGGGACTCCGGAAGCGGCTGCGCAAACCTTTCAGGGCACAAGTTTCGAAATCGAACAAGAATTTCGTACCAAGTACACAATTCCAAAAATGACTATGCCAGTGGTTCTATTGCAAGGCGTCCGCGACCCGGGTCAGCATGCTGAAGAGTACTACCGCTCAGCAGAGCTAATCCCTAACGGCCGCGTTGTATTGGTTGACGCCAACCACTTTATCCATACTGAGGATCCCAACCTCGTTTCAAGAGTGGCCCATCAACTGTTTGAAAAAAGGAACCGAGACAGGCCAACACCAGTCTCCTTTGAGCCTGCCAACTTCATTTACCCCGAGAAGCGATAA